The Mycolicibacterium aichiense region CGATCTCGGCAACGTCGAGCAGTTGCTCCATCGCTGCGGCGACGGACCGCTCGGTGTCGGTGCTGGCCGGCTCACTCGCACCGGTGGTATGCACCTCGGGCCGTGGCAGCGCGGGGCGGTTCAACTTCCCGGATTCGGTCGCGGGCATGACGTCGAGGACCGAGATCGTCGCCGGTGTCATGTAGCCCGGCAGTGCCGCAGCCACCGATGCGCGCACCGAGGCGGCAAACGCCGCGGGATCGTCCACCGGATCCCGCGGTACGACGTAGCCGGCCAGCGAGGCGCCGCTGGCTCCGTCCCAGGTTCGCGCGGCCGCGACGGCTACCCCCTCGGCGGCCTTCAAGGCGGCTTCGACTTCGGCGAGTTCCACCCGGAACCCGCGCACCTTCACCTGGTGGTCGGTGCGGCCGACGAACTCGAGATGCCCGTCCTCGGTCCACCGTCCGCGATCGCCGCTGCGGTAGAAGCGCGATCCCGGCTCGGCCGCATAGGGATTCGCGACGAAGCGAGATGCGGTCAAAGCGGGCTGCTTCCAGTACCCACGTGCGATCTGTTCACCGGCGTAGTACAGCTCCCCGACGACACCGACCGGCACCGGTTGCAGAGCCTCGTCGAGCAGGTAGACCTGTGACCCCTCCATCGGTGTGCCGATCTTGGGGATGGGCAGATCCAGCGGTCCGCGAATCAACGCGCCCGAGGTTTCAGTGGCGCCGATCGCGTTGAGCAGCTCCATGTTTCGCGCCGCGCCCTCGCCCACACAGGAGACCAACCGCTGCAGCAGCGAAACGCTCACCGGCTCGCCACAGGTCACCAGCCTGCGCAATGCGCGCACCGCGGTCGGCGCGTTGTCGACAAGCGCGGAAACCAGGCTGGCAACACCGGTGACCTGAGCAACGGAGTGCCGCTGGATCAGTCCCGCGATCGCCTCGGCGTCGCGGTGCTCTGCGTCGTCGGCGATGATCAGTGTCGCACCGGCCGCCAGGCCGGCCAGCGTCTCGATGCACCCCTCCAGGAAGGTCATCGGCGCCTGCGCGAGTCGGATGTCCTGTCCCGGAACCGGATAGTGCTTGAGCTGCCAGGTCAATCTGGTGCTCATCGCACGATGGGTGCCCACGACACCCTTCGGTTTTCCGGTGGAGCCCGACGTGAACATCAGGTACATCGGGTCGTCGGGGTGCGGCTGGGGCAAGAGGGCGACGGGATCACTGGACGCCAGCTCGGCGCGGACCGCCGGATCGTCCATCGAGATCACCGTGACCCCGTCGGCGGGCGGCATCGACGCGCCGGCCTCCGCGGTGACCACGACGACGGCGGGTTGGACGTCGGCGAGCATGAACTGCTTGCGCGCGACGGGATAGGTGGGGTCCAGCGGGAAGAACCCTGCACCGGCTTTCATGATGCCGACGAGCGCGACCACCAGATCGATCCCACGCCGCATCGACATGCCGACCAGGGATCCCGGGCCGGCGCCGTGGCGCGCCAGCAGCTGGGCGAAGCGATCCGAACGCTGATGCAGCGCGGCGTAATCGAGCTCATCACCGGCGCACCGCAGCGCGACCCGGCCCTGACCCAGCGCCCGGCCGGCCTCGAGCAGTCCCGGAACGGTGCGGGGCCGGTCGACCGGCGATGCGATGCCTCGGCTCTGCCCGAGCACCTGCTGCCGCTCGGACGCGCCGAGCAGGTCGACATCACGCAGCCGGACATCAGGATCGGCGGCGAATGCGCCGATGACCTGACCGAGCCAACCGGCGAAGCGCTCCATGGTCGACTGGTGGTACAGCTCGGTGCGGTAGATCACGTGTCCGCGATAGCCGTCGTCACCGACGAAGAAGTTCACGCTCAGGTCGGCGTGGGCCACGTCGAATGTCGGTTCCAGGGCGGTGAATCGGGTGTCACCGTCCGGGCCTGCCTCGATCAGCTGGTTTTCGGGAAGCTCCTCGCGAACGTGGACGACCACCTGGAAGAGCGGGTTGCGGGACAGCGACCGCACCGGGTTGACCGCGTCGACCACCCGGTCGAACGGGAGGTCTTGGTTGGCGTAGGCCGCCAAGGCCATCTCCCGCGAGCGCAGCAGGATCTCACGCAGCGTGGGATTACCCGACAAATCGTTGCGCAACACCAGGATGTTGACGAAAAAGCCGATCAGCCGGTCCAGTTCGGTGTCGGTGCGGCCCGCAACCGGTGTGCCCAGCGGGATGTCATGACCACCACCGGCTTTGGACAGGACCACTGCGACGACGGTTTGCAGCAGCATGAACTCGGTGATCCCGAGCTCGCGACTCAGCGCGGTCAGCCGGTCTCGCACAGCGGTACCGAAGTGCACCGGGATGGCCGCACCGGCCCCGCCGGCCATCGGCGGCCTGGGCAGATCCGGGCGCAGGCCGGTGTCCTCGGGAAGTTCGTCGAGTTCGCGCACCCAGAACTGCCGTTGCGCATCCATCAATTCGGTGTCGGACAGCAACTGGATCTGCCAGGCGGCGTAGTCGCGGTACTGGATCGGCAGCGGCTGCCAGGACGGCTCGGTGCCCTGCCGTCGCGCCCGGTACGCGGTGAGAACGTCGGCGAACAGCACCCCGGCCGACCAGTGGTCGGCGGCGATGTGATGCACGACCATCGACAGCACGCATTCGCCGGGTGTGCGCAGCACGGCGACGCGGATCGGCAGTTGGGTTTCGAGCTCGAACCGATGTCCCCGCTCGGCATCGAGTTGCGTTGTCAGCCAATCGTTGTCGGGACCGTCGAGTAGCCGGACCGCAGCGCTGGCGCCGGCGTTGACAACCTGATGGGCTACGCCGTCGATCTCGCGGTAGACGGTGCGCAGGATCTCGTGCCTGCCGATCACGTCGTGCACGGCGGCAGCCAGGGCGTCGGCATCGCAGGGGCCGGTCAGGCGCGCAGCGAACGGGATGTTGTTGACCGGGCTGGGTCCGTCGACGCGGTATTGGAACCAGCTCCGCAGCTGGGCGGCTGACAGCGGTGCGCTCGCAGGGTCGCCCCCGGCGGCGACCAGCGGCGGCCGGGCCGACGTCGCCTGACGGTCGCGGCACCCATCGATCACCGCGGCGAGCTCGCCGACGCTGCCGGCTTCGAAGATGTCACGAACGGTGACCTCGACGCCGCAGGCCTCGCGGATCGCGGCCACCAGTTTGGTCGCGAGCAGCGAGTGTCCGCCGAGGGCAAAGAACGAGTCGTCACAACCCACGTCGCCGGCACCGAGTAGCCGGGTGAACAGAGCGGCGACGGTGCGCTCGGTCTCGGTGACCGGTGCACGGTAGTCGACCACCGGCCCGATCTCGGGTGCCGGCAGGGCAGCCCGATCCAGTTTGCCGTTGGCGGTGACCGGGATCTCGTCGACGACGACGTAGGCGGCCGGGATCATGTAGTCCGGCAACGCGGCGGCGACCCGGATCCTGATCCGCTCGACGTCCACGACATCGCCGGCCGCCGGTGCCACGTAGGCAACCAGGCTCTTGCCGAGCTGGGGCAGGTCGGCGGCAACCACGACCGCATTTCCGACACTCGGGTCCACGGTGACGGCCGCGGCGACCTCGCCGAGCTCGATGCGGAAGCCGCGGATCTTGACCTGTTCGTCCGCGCGGCCGACGAACTCGAGGTCGCCGTCCCGGTTTCGCCGTGCCAGGTCGCCCGAACGGTAGAGCCGTCCGCCGGGAGTGAAGGGGTCGGCGACGAACCGTTCCGCGGTCAGCGCCGGCCTTTCGTGGTATCCGTGCGCCAGTTGCGTTCCA contains the following coding sequences:
- a CDS encoding non-ribosomal peptide synthetase — its product is MTDTLTDPFDQQRLELLRQKLSARGLLAEPAATADPAAITDGQRRMWFVHSIDSTGALLNVCLSYRLHGELDSDRLRAAVNAVAARHPILRTTYRPDAEGEPRPVVHDELAPGWAEHDLRELGAQARGLRLEVLAQRAFTAPFDLASESPLRITLARTGSDEYVLLLAAHHIAWDDASWRVFFADLSTAYDGGDLPPAPLAEAPASGSDDADVEYWRALLADPPEPLELPGPRGSAVPTEWRAARHTTRLDPRAVDAVATLAQDTGATPYMVLLAAFSALMQRFTHADDFLVAAPVLNRSSDDIIGYYGNTVALRMRPDRWSSFADLVGAARDAAVGAFAHQRVNLDRVVRELNPDRRYGVERMARVSFGMRHPDGDGFQPGGITCRRAEFRGQYAQLPLGFMVEFTGGEAEVEVEYLTEVIDAGLAEQMLRSFVILLEDALSHPDRVLADLAVIDEADTARLFEMSRGEEYACPPMTLGDLVAEQAVRQPDAIAVVYEDRHYSYRELNAAANRHAHWLAAQGIGAEDRVAVLLDKSPELVITALGIAKAGAVYLPVDPEYPADRITYILGDADPKMVIRQPITGVDDFPDRDPGPSDLVRPFGPANTAYLIYTSGSTGQPKGVPVPHRPVADYFRWFADEYQIGPGDRLLQVASPSFDVSIGETFGILGQGARLVIPRNGGLRDIGYLTDLLQREAITSMHFVPSLLGLFLSLPGVEQWRSLRRVPIGGEALPGELADKFHATFDALLHNFYGPTETVINASRYKVEGRQGTRVVPIGTPKINTAIYLLDDALRPVPTDVIGEIYIGGTQLAHGYHERPALTAERFVADPFTPGGRLYRSGDLARRNRDGDLEFVGRADEQVKIRGFRIELGEVAAAVTVDPSVGNAVVVAADLPQLGKSLVAYVAPAAGDVVDVERIRIRVAAALPDYMIPAAYVVVDEIPVTANGKLDRAALPAPEIGPVVDYRAPVTETERTVAALFTRLLGAGDVGCDDSFFALGGHSLLATKLVAAIREACGVEVTVRDIFEAGSVGELAAVIDGCRDRQATSARPPLVAAGGDPASAPLSAAQLRSWFQYRVDGPSPVNNIPFAARLTGPCDADALAAAVHDVIGRHEILRTVYREIDGVAHQVVNAGASAAVRLLDGPDNDWLTTQLDAERGHRFELETQLPIRVAVLRTPGECVLSMVVHHIAADHWSAGVLFADVLTAYRARRQGTEPSWQPLPIQYRDYAAWQIQLLSDTELMDAQRQFWVRELDELPEDTGLRPDLPRPPMAGGAGAAIPVHFGTAVRDRLTALSRELGITEFMLLQTVVAVVLSKAGGGHDIPLGTPVAGRTDTELDRLIGFFVNILVLRNDLSGNPTLREILLRSREMALAAYANQDLPFDRVVDAVNPVRSLSRNPLFQVVVHVREELPENQLIEAGPDGDTRFTALEPTFDVAHADLSVNFFVGDDGYRGHVIYRTELYHQSTMERFAGWLGQVIGAFAADPDVRLRDVDLLGASERQQVLGQSRGIASPVDRPRTVPGLLEAGRALGQGRVALRCAGDELDYAALHQRSDRFAQLLARHGAGPGSLVGMSMRRGIDLVVALVGIMKAGAGFFPLDPTYPVARKQFMLADVQPAVVVVTAEAGASMPPADGVTVISMDDPAVRAELASSDPVALLPQPHPDDPMYLMFTSGSTGKPKGVVGTHRAMSTRLTWQLKHYPVPGQDIRLAQAPMTFLEGCIETLAGLAAGATLIIADDAEHRDAEAIAGLIQRHSVAQVTGVASLVSALVDNAPTAVRALRRLVTCGEPVSVSLLQRLVSCVGEGAARNMELLNAIGATETSGALIRGPLDLPIPKIGTPMEGSQVYLLDEALQPVPVGVVGELYYAGEQIARGYWKQPALTASRFVANPYAAEPGSRFYRSGDRGRWTEDGHLEFVGRTDHQVKVRGFRVELAEVEAALKAAEGVAVAAARTWDGASGASLAGYVVPRDPVDDPAAFAASVRASVAAALPGYMTPATISVLDVMPATESGKLNRPALPRPEVHTTGASEPASTDTERSVAAAMEQLLDVAEIGRDDDFFELGGDSIMSVQLAARIRAAGLAVEPRTIFAHPTVAALAAAIDDGHIDPAAGRADTRHEAMSVSGLSAGDLAALKSSWSKARPS